In Candidatus Methanoperedens sp., one genomic interval encodes:
- a CDS encoding nitroreductase family protein, whose amino-acid sequence MTDIIKLIQERHSSRGQFDPKKLIPKDKLKMILEAARWAPTAHNMQNFDIIVIDDKKVIETLGKIESIISEEFIRENFEQLSMSEEELKRKKIGILGTQFPPNWRDASKLDEAIKERNPTPLSDTIRGGNTILLIIYDRRKRAPASEGDVLGFLSLGCVMENIWLMAQSLGVSMHIMSAFGGVQKELKKILNIPEYMELGFACKLGYPVSETKYLRVRRDIGSFTHHNKYGEKWLA is encoded by the coding sequence ATGACTGATATAATTAAGCTAATCCAGGAAAGACATTCCAGCAGAGGCCAGTTTGATCCAAAAAAGCTTATTCCAAAGGATAAATTAAAGATGATTTTAGAGGCAGCACGTTGGGCTCCAACAGCACACAACATGCAGAACTTTGATATTATTGTAATTGATGATAAAAAGGTTATTGAAACTCTTGGAAAAATCGAATCCATTATATCAGAAGAATTTATCAGAGAAAACTTTGAGCAGCTATCCATGTCAGAAGAAGAGCTAAAAAGAAAAAAAATAGGGATTTTAGGAACCCAATTTCCACCAAATTGGAGAGATGCTTCTAAACTGGATGAGGCAATTAAGGAAAGAAACCCTACTCCTCTCAGCGACACTATCAGGGGAGGGAATACAATCCTTTTAATTATTTATGATAGAAGAAAAAGAGCTCCAGCATCTGAGGGCGACGTTCTAGGTTTCTTAAGCCTCGGTTGTGTGATGGAAAATATATGGTTAATGGCTCAATCATTAGGTGTAAGCATGCATATAATGAGTGCGTTTGGTGGTGTGCAGAAAGAATTAAAGAAGATACTTAATATTCCTGAATATATGGAACTTGGATTTGCATGCAAACTAGGCTACCCTGTTTCAGAAACAAAATATCTGAGGGTAAGACGGGATATAGGGTCTTTCACACATCATAATAAGTATGGGGAAAAATGGTTAGCCTGA